The following are from one region of the Leptospira perdikensis genome:
- the cysD gene encoding sulfate adenylyltransferase subunit CysD — MTDLHRLSHLDQLESEAIYILREVAAQFERPALLFSGGKDSICLVHLALKAFRPGKFPFPLVHIDTGHNFDEALKFRDDLAERTGEKLVVRFVQDSIDQGKAVEEKGKFPSRNAIQAVTLLDTIAEFKFDACIGGARRDEEKARAKERIFSVRDEFGSWDPKLQRPELWNIYNGKIHVGENVRVFPISNWTELDVWEYIRKENIELPSLYFSHQREIVWREDLVFPVSKFISLDNTDKVETRTVRFRTVGDMTCTAAVESEANTIDDIIREIQVSRTTERGSRLDDKRSEAAMEDRKKGGYF, encoded by the coding sequence ATGACCGATTTACATAGACTTTCGCATTTAGACCAACTAGAATCGGAAGCCATTTATATTTTAAGAGAAGTAGCCGCACAATTTGAAAGGCCCGCACTTTTATTCTCAGGTGGAAAAGACTCGATTTGTTTAGTTCACTTAGCGCTCAAAGCGTTTCGTCCAGGGAAATTTCCTTTCCCACTTGTTCATATCGACACAGGGCATAACTTTGATGAGGCGCTAAAATTCAGAGATGATTTAGCAGAACGAACAGGGGAAAAACTTGTGGTTCGTTTTGTGCAAGACTCCATCGACCAAGGTAAAGCTGTCGAGGAAAAAGGAAAGTTCCCTAGTCGTAATGCCATCCAAGCCGTAACACTCCTTGATACGATTGCAGAGTTCAAGTTTGATGCTTGTATTGGTGGGGCTCGCCGGGATGAAGAAAAAGCTCGCGCCAAAGAAAGAATTTTTTCTGTAAGAGATGAATTTGGATCTTGGGATCCTAAACTCCAAAGACCTGAACTATGGAATATTTATAACGGAAAAATCCATGTAGGTGAAAACGTTCGTGTGTTCCCGATTAGCAATTGGACAGAACTTGATGTTTGGGAATACATCCGTAAAGAAAATATCGAACTTCCATCTTTGTATTTTTCACACCAAAGAGAAATAGTATGGCGAGAAGACCTAGTATTTCCGGTATCAAAATTCATTAGTTTAGACAATACCGACAAGGTAGAAACAAGAACCGTTCGTTTCCGAACTGTTGGTGATATGACTTGTACTGCGGCCGTAGAATCTGAAGCGAATACAATCGACGATATCATTCGTGAAATTCAAGTTTCAAGAACTACAGAAAGAGGCTCTCGTTTGGATGACAAACGTTCTGAAGCAGCAATGGAAGACAGAAAAAAAGGCGGATACTTTTAA
- a CDS encoding NADPH-dependent assimilatory sulfite reductase hemoprotein subunit, whose product MAEQKKETLAEKVKRLSRGLRGSLSDSLKDEHTGSLRSDDQLLLKFHGMYQQDDRDRREERAAKKLERLYSFMIRLRIPGGMIGPVHWEALHNVAGENSTGTIKITTRQTVQLHGILKSKIKPTIKAFDSVFLDSIAACGDVNRNVTCTSNPATSPLHKEVFGYAGEISRSLLPKTRAYYEIWLDENLLAEKEEPEDPLYKDVYLPRKFKIAIAIPPYNDVDLFTNDIGLIAIIENGQLLGFNVAVGGGLGTTHGNPDTYPRVGTVFGFIPKKDILKVVYEIVTVQRDFGNREDRKLSRLKYTLDRLGVEFYKREVEKRVGISFEPAKDYQFTQRSDDFGWKQDVAGNWHYTVFVENGRVCDEHGYNLKTALLEVSKTRRATFRFTCNQNLILSDIFPKDKDLIESILVKFGVHRKTSEISPIRKNSIACVALNTCSLALAEGQRYLPSLIDKIEPILGKHGLAEEPVSIRMTGCPNGCARPYISEIGLVGTSYGKYNLHLGADAEGYRLNRKYKDDLDESAILLELDGLFGRFSKERNSKESFGDYINRIGILN is encoded by the coding sequence ATGGCAGAACAAAAAAAAGAAACATTAGCAGAAAAAGTAAAACGCCTCAGTCGAGGACTTAGAGGATCACTCAGTGATAGTTTGAAAGATGAACATACAGGTTCTCTTCGTTCTGATGATCAATTGTTACTTAAGTTTCACGGGATGTACCAACAAGATGATCGGGATCGTCGAGAAGAACGTGCGGCCAAAAAATTAGAACGTCTGTATTCATTTATGATTCGGTTACGAATTCCTGGTGGAATGATTGGGCCTGTTCACTGGGAAGCGTTACATAATGTTGCTGGTGAAAATTCTACTGGAACCATCAAAATCACCACTCGCCAAACGGTACAACTTCATGGAATTCTAAAATCAAAAATCAAACCTACGATCAAAGCATTTGATTCTGTGTTTTTGGATTCTATTGCCGCTTGTGGAGACGTGAATCGTAACGTAACTTGTACATCAAATCCTGCTACGAGTCCCTTACACAAAGAAGTGTTTGGATACGCAGGGGAGATTAGTCGTTCTCTTTTACCAAAAACAAGAGCCTATTATGAGATTTGGCTCGATGAAAATCTTTTAGCAGAGAAAGAAGAACCAGAAGATCCTTTGTATAAAGATGTATACCTTCCACGTAAGTTTAAAATTGCGATTGCAATTCCGCCTTACAACGACGTGGATCTTTTTACGAACGACATTGGCCTCATTGCCATCATTGAAAATGGACAACTCCTTGGTTTTAATGTAGCCGTAGGTGGGGGACTTGGAACCACTCATGGAAATCCGGACACTTACCCACGTGTTGGAACGGTATTTGGTTTTATTCCTAAAAAAGATATCTTGAAAGTTGTTTATGAAATTGTAACCGTTCAAAGAGATTTTGGAAACCGTGAAGATAGAAAACTTTCTCGTTTGAAATACACTTTGGATCGTCTTGGTGTTGAATTCTACAAACGAGAAGTTGAGAAACGTGTTGGTATCAGTTTTGAACCGGCAAAAGATTATCAATTCACACAAAGGTCAGATGATTTTGGTTGGAAACAAGATGTGGCAGGTAACTGGCATTATACTGTGTTTGTGGAGAATGGTCGAGTTTGTGATGAACATGGTTATAATCTAAAAACAGCACTACTCGAAGTTTCTAAAACTAGAAGAGCCACTTTCCGTTTCACTTGTAACCAAAACCTTATCTTGTCTGATATTTTTCCAAAAGATAAAGACCTTATCGAGTCCATTCTCGTGAAGTTTGGGGTGCATCGTAAAACAAGTGAGATCTCTCCAATTCGGAAGAACTCCATTGCATGTGTGGCATTGAATACTTGTTCGTTAGCTTTGGCAGAAGGACAAAGATACCTGCCAAGTCTTATCGACAAAATAGAACCTATCCTTGGAAAACATGGGCTCGCCGAAGAACCGGTTTCGATTCGAATGACTGGTTGTCCGAATGGTTGTGCAAGACCTTATATTTCAGAGATTGGCCTTGTTGGTACATCGTATGGAAAGTATAACCTACATTTGGGTGCTGATGCAGAAGGATATAGGCTGAATAGAAAGTATAAAGATGACTTGGATGAGTCGGCGATTTTACTTGAGTTAGATGGACTCTTTGGAAGGTTCTCGAAAGAGAGAAATTCCAAAGAATCGTTTGGGGATTATATCAATCGAATTGGAATCTTAAATTAA
- a CDS encoding sulfate adenylyltransferase subunit 1, which yields MDILRFITAGSVDDGKSTLIGRLLYDSKSIFQDQLEAIEKAGQVNGQINLALLTDGLKAEREQGITIDIAYKYFSTPKRKFIIADAPGHVQYTRNMVTGASNSDLAIILIDARKGVIEQTYRHSYIVSLLRIPYVVVCINKMDLVDFSEEVFLNIKKQYLEFAKDLDLKSIHFLPISALNGDNVVDLSTSMPWWKEKSLLGFLEDIELHTEEESPAPRFPVQNVIRPQTTEYHDYRGYAGQIRSGHFTVGDSITVLPSGLKSKIKAIDTYAGSINTAYAPMSVAIRLEDEIDVSRGDMLVVSGQEPTTSQDLEAHICWMDQKAMTPGSKYLLRQTTNAVKASIRSLEYRVETSTHEKKEQTSLGLNEIGKVTIRTAKPVAYDPYSQIRGTGSFVLVDEGTNQTVAAGMLL from the coding sequence ATGGATATTTTACGTTTTATTACGGCCGGTAGTGTCGATGATGGAAAATCTACCCTCATTGGACGATTGTTATACGATAGTAAATCCATTTTCCAAGACCAATTAGAAGCCATTGAAAAAGCAGGGCAAGTAAATGGCCAAATCAACCTAGCACTTCTCACAGATGGATTAAAAGCAGAAAGAGAACAAGGGATCACCATCGACATTGCTTATAAGTATTTTTCGACACCAAAAAGAAAGTTCATCATAGCGGATGCTCCGGGTCACGTCCAATACACTAGAAACATGGTGACTGGTGCCTCTAACTCTGATCTTGCGATCATTTTAATTGATGCAAGAAAAGGTGTGATCGAACAAACTTACCGCCATTCCTATATTGTATCTCTACTCCGAATCCCTTATGTGGTTGTTTGTATCAACAAAATGGACTTAGTAGATTTTTCTGAAGAAGTATTTTTAAATATCAAAAAACAATATTTGGAATTTGCCAAAGACCTAGATTTAAAATCCATCCACTTCCTTCCCATCTCTGCACTGAACGGAGACAATGTAGTGGATCTATCAACATCGATGCCTTGGTGGAAAGAAAAATCACTTCTTGGATTTTTGGAAGACATTGAACTTCATACGGAAGAAGAATCCCCTGCTCCAAGATTTCCAGTACAAAATGTGATTCGCCCACAAACGACAGAATACCATGATTACAGAGGTTATGCGGGACAAATCAGAAGTGGTCACTTCACTGTTGGAGATTCCATTACTGTTTTGCCTAGTGGCCTAAAGTCAAAAATCAAAGCCATTGATACCTATGCCGGCTCTATCAACACTGCTTATGCACCTATGTCTGTCGCCATTCGATTGGAAGATGAAATTGATGTAAGTCGGGGAGATATGCTTGTTGTCAGTGGACAAGAACCTACTACCTCACAAGATCTAGAAGCCCATATCTGTTGGATGGATCAGAAAGCGATGACACCCGGCTCTAAGTATTTACTTCGCCAAACCACAAATGCGGTGAAAGCCTCCATTCGTTCCTTGGAATATCGGGTAGAAACAAGTACCCATGAAAAGAAAGAACAAACTAGCCTTGGTTTAAATGAAATTGGAAAAGTAACGATTCGGACGGCAAAACCCGTAGCTTACGACCCCTATTCCCAAATCCGTGGCACAGGAAGTTTTGTTTTGGTAGATGAAGGGACCAACCAGACCGTAGCCGCAGGAATGCTATTGTAG
- a CDS encoding diflavin oxidoreductase — MLSDEKRNRFLQLLKESTKDEWVWMSGYLSALTQASIGGSSVDVSLTPPVSIDSGTDGNLKTQPIQCSVVYGTETGNSKKLGTELVKKLKELGVSAKLKSTDTYKAKDLKEEEYLFVVVSTHGDGEPPQAAKPFIQILTESKDSLSKVKFAVLGLGDTSYPLFCQTGEDVDSMLAKLGAERIQPLGKCDVDFEAVAKPWMSELISKLNTHSKTATTQSVKPTQSPTAKPASSGKVVYEGSVVTNIVLNDVGASKSTRHIEIKAAGNIDYLPGDSAGFLAYNRDDEVNRILSLLKTDRESRVTYKGETWMAYDLFRKKVSVRFLPDRVIQKYAALVGKEIPSGKLDLDVLLTLHPSESKLELQTLVDVLEPIVPRYYSIASSPSAHGEDEVHLTVAEVEIETFTGLKTGFCSGFLADLKEGDAVPFFIQRNNSFRLPSPDTDIIMIGPGTGIAPFRSFLFEREQTSGNGRNWLFFGERNFVSDFYYQTELLELMDTGVLHKLNAAFSRDTKQKVYVQDRMGENAVELLKWIENGAVIYLCGSKDPMSKDVDRKLIEILSERTFDTGKDASDYLKELEEAGRYIKDVY; from the coding sequence ATGCTATCCGATGAGAAACGCAATCGATTTTTACAGTTACTGAAGGAATCCACAAAAGACGAATGGGTGTGGATGTCTGGATATTTGTCTGCTCTCACCCAGGCAAGTATTGGAGGGAGCAGTGTAGATGTTTCCCTGACCCCACCCGTGAGCATTGATTCGGGTACAGACGGAAATTTAAAAACACAACCCATCCAGTGTAGTGTGGTGTATGGAACAGAAACCGGAAATTCCAAAAAACTGGGAACGGAACTTGTTAAGAAATTAAAGGAACTCGGAGTTTCTGCGAAATTAAAAAGTACAGATACATACAAAGCGAAAGACTTAAAAGAAGAAGAATATTTGTTTGTAGTGGTATCAACACATGGAGATGGAGAGCCACCACAAGCAGCCAAACCATTCATCCAAATTTTGACAGAGTCAAAAGATTCATTATCCAAGGTTAAATTCGCAGTGCTGGGGTTAGGTGATACGAGTTATCCTTTATTTTGCCAAACCGGTGAAGATGTCGACTCGATGCTTGCAAAATTGGGTGCAGAACGAATCCAACCTCTTGGTAAATGTGACGTAGACTTTGAAGCAGTTGCTAAACCTTGGATGAGTGAACTCATCTCTAAACTCAATACACATTCAAAAACAGCCACTACACAAAGTGTCAAACCGACGCAAAGTCCCACAGCAAAACCGGCTTCCAGTGGTAAGGTGGTGTATGAAGGATCTGTTGTTACAAATATTGTTTTAAATGATGTTGGTGCTAGTAAATCAACGAGACATATCGAAATCAAAGCTGCAGGTAATATTGATTATTTACCTGGAGATAGTGCTGGTTTCCTTGCTTACAATCGTGATGATGAAGTGAATCGAATTCTATCTTTATTAAAAACAGATCGAGAATCTCGTGTTACCTATAAAGGGGAAACATGGATGGCTTATGATTTGTTTCGTAAAAAAGTATCGGTTCGTTTTTTGCCCGATCGTGTGATTCAAAAATATGCTGCACTTGTTGGAAAAGAAATTCCTTCTGGTAAACTGGATTTGGATGTTTTACTCACTCTCCATCCATCGGAATCAAAATTAGAACTCCAAACACTTGTGGATGTTTTAGAACCAATTGTTCCTAGATATTATTCTATCGCTTCTAGTCCTTCTGCACATGGAGAGGATGAAGTTCATCTCACTGTAGCAGAAGTGGAAATCGAAACATTTACTGGTTTAAAAACTGGTTTTTGTTCTGGATTTTTGGCAGATTTAAAAGAGGGAGACGCAGTTCCTTTCTTTATCCAAAGAAATAATTCTTTTCGATTACCAAGTCCTGATACAGATATCATTATGATTGGGCCGGGCACTGGTATTGCTCCATTCCGCAGTTTTTTGTTTGAAAGAGAACAAACTTCTGGCAATGGAAGGAATTGGTTATTTTTTGGTGAACGCAACTTTGTCTCCGATTTTTATTACCAAACAGAACTTTTGGAGCTAATGGATACCGGCGTATTGCATAAGTTAAACGCTGCTTTCTCCAGAGATACAAAACAAAAAGTATATGTGCAAGATCGTATGGGTGAAAATGCTGTAGAACTTTTGAAGTGGATTGAAAATGGAGCCGTGATTTATCTTTGCGGATCCAAAGACCCAATGAGTAAAGACGTAGACCGCAAACTCATTGAAATTCTTTCAGAAAGAACATTTGATACAGGAAAAGATGCTTCCGATTATTTAAAAGAATTGGAAGAAGCCGGTCGCTACATTAAGGACGTTTACTGA
- a CDS encoding bile acid:sodium symporter family protein: protein MDINAVRLNFNKDSVYLINALVGFIMFGIALELKLQDFKLLLRYPKPAFVGLFSQYILLPLATLLIIWVINPHPGLALGMVLVAACPGGNMSNFFTHLAKGNLALSVSLTTFSSAFAFVLTPIGFFFWGNILPITREYLKSISVSPYEILVSITVLLVVPLILGILFQKLFPKLTHTVKRAVQRISILLLAFFIVGALATNWKFFKEYIHLLFGLVFIMNLAGLSLGYYFAKLFRLPLGDRKTVAIETGIQNSSLGLAIVFGFFDGLGGMAMICAWWGIWHLVAGAAIATYWNKTAPKELES from the coding sequence ATGGATATCAATGCAGTTCGCCTCAATTTTAACAAAGATTCGGTTTATCTGATCAATGCACTGGTTGGATTTATTATGTTTGGAATCGCTTTGGAATTAAAACTCCAAGACTTCAAACTACTTTTAAGATACCCAAAACCAGCGTTTGTTGGTCTTTTCAGTCAATACATTTTGTTACCACTTGCCACCCTGCTTATCATTTGGGTGATTAACCCACACCCAGGCCTTGCACTCGGAATGGTACTTGTGGCAGCATGTCCTGGTGGAAATATGTCCAACTTTTTCACACATTTGGCAAAAGGAAATTTAGCGCTCTCTGTGAGTTTGACAACGTTTTCTTCTGCGTTTGCCTTTGTTCTAACTCCTATTGGGTTTTTCTTTTGGGGGAATATACTTCCGATCACTCGGGAATATCTTAAGTCGATCTCTGTGAGTCCATATGAGATTTTGGTTTCCATCACAGTGCTACTAGTTGTTCCACTGATACTAGGAATTCTTTTTCAAAAACTATTTCCAAAACTCACTCATACGGTGAAACGAGCAGTGCAAAGAATTTCTATTTTACTACTCGCTTTCTTTATCGTGGGGGCACTTGCGACCAATTGGAAGTTCTTTAAAGAATACATCCACCTTCTCTTTGGACTTGTATTCATAATGAACTTAGCAGGGCTTTCTCTTGGTTATTACTTTGCAAAACTATTCCGATTGCCTCTCGGAGATAGAAAGACAGTAGCGATAGAAACGGGAATTCAAAATTCCAGTTTAGGCCTTGCCATTGTTTTTGGTTTCTTTGATGGTCTGGGTGGAATGGCAATGATTTGTGCTTGGTGGGGAATTTGGCACCTGGTTGCCGGTGCCGCTATTGCTACTTATTGGAACAAAACTGCTCCGAAAGAATTGGAATCTTAA
- a CDS encoding TauD/TfdA family dioxygenase, with amino-acid sequence MSRATTTATHWIRKSLIGETKLPIVYEPGEEKDLQDLTHWIQKNQKEWREDLKTYGAILFRGFPIHEASDFQSILFATGEKKLGEFYLGTSPRDQVVKHVFTASELPPHYPIMQHAEMSFLDNPPKLLFFYAEKASETGGETPLTDLREIYKDIDPKIKEKIQKHGIRYRRRYDGPSTSARFSLWKTKRWDEMFGTTDLKKVKKISDENRFQLDWSGVDSLTITNEQSGFRVHPEAKTTAWHNHSQTFHYQAAVSEVWKIFKRQKTFRSLGVALLLTLLTIIKRISGQESHDVHVTYGNGEEISAGEMQSITNVFWKHLVAIPWQTGDVLIIDNLSVSHGRLPFTGPRRILVGWSD; translated from the coding sequence ATGAGCCGAGCCACTACGACTGCCACCCATTGGATCCGAAAGTCCTTAATTGGGGAGACAAAACTTCCCATTGTCTACGAACCCGGAGAAGAGAAAGATCTACAAGATCTAACCCATTGGATCCAGAAAAACCAAAAAGAATGGAGAGAAGACCTGAAAACCTATGGTGCCATTCTTTTTCGTGGATTTCCCATCCATGAGGCATCCGATTTTCAATCCATTCTATTTGCTACGGGTGAGAAAAAACTAGGTGAGTTTTATTTAGGAACTTCTCCTCGAGACCAAGTCGTTAAACACGTGTTTACTGCAAGTGAACTTCCTCCCCATTACCCCATCATGCAACATGCTGAGATGAGTTTTCTCGACAATCCTCCGAAACTTTTATTTTTTTATGCAGAAAAAGCATCCGAAACAGGAGGCGAAACTCCTCTGACAGATCTCCGAGAAATTTATAAAGACATCGATCCTAAAATCAAAGAGAAAATTCAAAAACATGGGATCCGTTATAGAAGGCGTTATGACGGACCGTCCACATCAGCTCGTTTTTCTCTATGGAAAACAAAACGTTGGGATGAAATGTTTGGAACCACCGATCTTAAGAAAGTCAAAAAAATCTCTGATGAAAATAGGTTTCAATTGGATTGGTCTGGTGTTGATTCCCTAACCATTACCAACGAACAATCAGGATTTCGTGTTCATCCGGAAGCAAAAACAACGGCTTGGCATAACCATTCACAAACCTTTCATTACCAAGCTGCTGTGAGTGAAGTTTGGAAAATATTCAAACGACAAAAAACATTTCGTTCTCTTGGTGTGGCACTTCTACTCACACTCCTTACAATCATTAAAAGGATTTCTGGACAAGAGTCACATGATGTACATGTAACGTATGGAAATGGAGAAGAAATTTCTGCAGGAGAAATGCAATCCATAACAAATGTTTTCTGGAAACATCTGGTAGCCATTCCTTGGCAAACAGGAGATGTTCTCATCATAGATAACTTATCTGTTTCCCATGGTAGACTACCCTTTACCGGTCCGCGTCGTATTTTAGTAGGTTGGTCAGATTAA
- the cysW gene encoding sulfate ABC transporter permease subunit CysW produces the protein MKIKILPIFLVFLTYILAGIILLLPIYTVFSEAFSEGYVKYWNSISGEYALYAIGLTIKVSIVSVILNTIFGVTAAFTITRFEFPGKNILVTIIDSPFAVSPVVSGLIFLLLFGRQGYFGDFLSTHGIKIVFNTPGLILATVFITFPFVARELVPLMQSQGREEEEAGMLLGASFFQLLKRVILPNIKWGLLYGIILCNARAMGEFGAVSVLSGHIRGKTTTLPLHIEMLYNEFDSVGAFSCATLLVFLSLLTLIFKLILEKRTASQKNAD, from the coding sequence ATGAAAATCAAAATTTTACCCATTTTCTTAGTGTTTTTAACCTATATTCTTGCTGGTATCATTCTTCTTTTACCCATCTATACTGTTTTTTCAGAAGCCTTTTCGGAAGGTTATGTTAAGTATTGGAATTCCATTTCAGGGGAATATGCCCTTTATGCAATTGGGCTCACAATAAAAGTTTCTATCGTATCCGTTATCTTAAATACCATTTTTGGTGTTACAGCGGCTTTTACCATCACCAGGTTTGAATTTCCTGGCAAAAATATTTTAGTCACAATCATTGATTCTCCATTCGCAGTTTCTCCCGTAGTTTCTGGTCTTATTTTTTTATTGTTATTCGGAAGGCAAGGTTACTTTGGAGATTTTCTTTCCACACATGGAATCAAAATTGTTTTTAATACACCGGGCCTTATCCTTGCAACGGTATTCATTACTTTCCCCTTTGTTGCCCGGGAACTTGTTCCCCTCATGCAAAGCCAAGGAAGAGAAGAAGAGGAAGCAGGTATGTTACTTGGTGCCAGTTTCTTCCAACTGCTCAAACGTGTGATTCTTCCGAATATCAAATGGGGTTTGTTATACGGTATTATCCTTTGTAACGCAAGGGCTATGGGTGAATTTGGAGCAGTCTCTGTTCTTAGTGGTCATATACGTGGAAAAACAACCACTCTGCCTCTTCATATAGAAATGTTATACAATGAGTTCGATTCCGTAGGCGCTTTTTCTTGTGCCACCTTACTTGTGTTTCTTTCTCTACTCACTCTTATATTTAAATTGATTTTGGAAAAACGAACCGCGAGTCAAAAAAATGCCGATTGA
- a CDS encoding phosphoadenylyl-sulfate reductase: MGNLEVLAETYTSLSLEQGLRQLSLDYPGKVVFTTSFGLEDQAITHAILANQIDIRIATLDTGRLFQETYDVWQKTNIRYGAKIEAFYPNAKEIQTFVEQNGPNAFYDSQDLRKECCRIRKLVPLDAILKNAEVWVTGLRKDQSGFRTEMSIFESDPQRNLIKYQPLLSWSFEDTWKYIREHNVPYNLLHDKGFPSIGCAPCTRAIEPGEDFRAGRWWWEQESKKECGLHWVDGKLAPKKG; encoded by the coding sequence ATGGGAAATTTGGAAGTTTTGGCAGAAACCTATACCTCCCTCTCGCTTGAACAGGGTTTACGGCAATTGAGTTTGGACTATCCAGGAAAAGTCGTTTTCACAACGAGTTTTGGACTGGAAGATCAGGCAATTACTCACGCCATTCTCGCAAATCAAATCGACATTCGTATCGCCACTTTGGATACGGGAAGGTTATTCCAAGAAACATATGATGTTTGGCAAAAAACAAACATCCGTTATGGGGCAAAAATTGAAGCCTTTTATCCTAATGCGAAGGAAATTCAAACCTTTGTAGAACAAAACGGACCGAATGCGTTTTATGATTCTCAGGACTTACGAAAAGAATGTTGTCGAATTCGTAAACTGGTTCCTCTTGATGCCATTTTAAAAAACGCTGAAGTTTGGGTGACAGGCCTACGCAAAGACCAGTCAGGATTCCGAACAGAAATGTCTATTTTTGAATCAGATCCTCAAAGAAATTTAATCAAATACCAACCACTACTTTCATGGTCCTTTGAAGATACTTGGAAGTATATCAGAGAACACAATGTACCTTACAATCTATTACACGATAAAGGTTTTCCAAGTATCGGCTGTGCTCCTTGTACAAGGGCCATTGAACCTGGGGAAGATTTTCGTGCGGGTCGATGGTGGTGGGAACAAGAATCTAAGAAAGAATGCGGTTTACACTGGGTAGATGGTAAACTCGCACCAAAAAAAGGATAA
- a CDS encoding sulfate/molybdate ABC transporter ATP-binding protein, with the protein MPIEINNVNKTFGSFTALKSVNLTIPDGELVALLGPSGSGKTTLLRIIAGLEEPSSGQVEFVGENLSKSKIQNGEVGFVFQHYALFRHMTIAENIAFGLEVRPKALRPSKKEIGEKVSKLLTLIQLEKFHNRYPHELSGGQRQRVALARALAIEPKFLLLDEPFGALDAKVRKELRNWLRRLHDEIHITSVFVTHDQEEALEVSDRIVILNQGQLEQVGSPDEVYNKPKSPFVFHFLGDVNLFHGRIEEGKTKIGNLDLDSSEHQDVKESVAVAYVRPYDVEIVRESDQGIAAEIQYIHSTGRNVRVELKRVDTGTLIESVLEQETYRLLNLLPGETVYLRIKKAKVYVEDFSI; encoded by the coding sequence ATGCCGATTGAAATTAATAACGTCAATAAAACCTTTGGATCGTTCACTGCTCTTAAAAGTGTGAACCTTACGATTCCCGATGGAGAACTCGTAGCTTTACTTGGACCTTCGGGATCTGGGAAAACCACTTTACTCCGAATCATTGCCGGTTTAGAAGAACCATCTTCCGGACAGGTAGAGTTTGTTGGTGAAAATCTATCAAAATCCAAAATTCAAAATGGAGAGGTGGGTTTTGTGTTCCAACACTATGCCCTTTTTCGCCATATGACCATTGCCGAAAACATAGCTTTTGGTTTAGAAGTAAGACCAAAAGCTCTTAGGCCTTCTAAAAAAGAAATTGGTGAAAAAGTTTCAAAATTACTCACACTCATCCAACTCGAAAAGTTCCACAACCGATACCCACATGAATTGTCGGGAGGCCAACGCCAACGAGTGGCACTCGCTCGTGCACTTGCGATCGAACCAAAGTTTTTATTACTCGACGAACCTTTCGGTGCTCTTGACGCAAAAGTGAGAAAGGAACTCCGAAATTGGTTACGCCGACTTCACGATGAAATCCATATCACTAGTGTTTTTGTGACCCATGACCAAGAGGAAGCACTCGAAGTGAGTGATCGAATTGTCATCCTTAACCAAGGACAATTGGAACAAGTGGGAAGTCCGGACGAAGTGTACAACAAACCCAAGTCCCCTTTTGTTTTCCACTTCCTCGGAGATGTGAATCTTTTTCACGGGCGGATTGAAGAAGGAAAAACAAAAATTGGAAATTTAGATCTGGATAGTTCCGAACACCAAGATGTAAAAGAGTCCGTAGCAGTGGCCTATGTTCGTCCATATGATGTGGAAATTGTCAGAGAGTCTGACCAAGGAATTGCAGCAGAGATCCAATACATCCATTCCACAGGCAGGAATGTAAGAGTGGAACTCAAACGAGTGGATACAGGAACTCTCATCGAATCCGTTTTGGAACAGGAAACCTACCGACTCCTGAACCTTTTGCCCGGAGAGACCGTCTATTTGAGGATTAAGAAAGCAAAAGTTTACGTAGAAGACTTCTCTATCTAG